The nucleotide window TTGCCTGCTAATACCATTGGAATCAACCCACTCAATTAGACCTTTATAGACAGTTGGATAGTTTTTCTTTGTTAGCTCATATAGGTTTTTAGCTTCTTGAATCAATTGATTATTTTGTCCCCCTTGGGATTGAGTAGGGACTTTAATCACTAAATCTTTATGTTCTGGAATTTTATAAACTGTCCCAAATCCTCCCTCATCAATTTTCTGGTCAGACAGTATATTTTCACTTGATAATTCTTCTCGAATCGAGCTAAGAGTAGTATTATCTTTTGGATTTGGTACGTAAAAATTTTGTCCTTCTAGAGGGTTATTTGAGCTGCTTTCCATTCTATTAGGGCTAAGTAGATCCCTAAGCAACTTGCCTTCTTCCCCAGCACTGAATATAGCCGTAGCTGCACCATGAGACTGCAAAATTGCCCCTGTGGCGATCGCTACTACCCCACCAGGGCAGCCTATTCCAGTAATACATAAACCTCCACCCCCAACTTCTGCAATACTCCCTGTCAAGAACTCTGCTATTCCTTGGACAATTGCTGCTCCACCTCCAAGCGTGCGTCCCAACTTAAAAGCTGCTGAGTTTGGCAGAGTTCGCTCCCATAAAACTTCTTCTTTTTGAGTCAGCTGCAAAGGCTTTAATAACGCTCTGATAGAGCCACCATTGTCATACAGAAACTGGTACATAGTTCCTAAGACAAATTCAGCTAATGGTTGGACTGCGTGCCACAATTGCTTGATAAAACCTTCTAATTGCTGCTGTTTATCTGTTGAAGGTTAATTTGAGACGGCCAAAGGTCTTGGTGGTTATCAGGGTGAACGGTAGGGTTATTTGCTACTTGGATGCTACTGGTGTCGGGCTGTATTTCTTGAGATTTATCCAAACCCTTGGAATAATAATCAGGGCTGAGACTTCAGATAAGAGTGAAGCAGAACCTTGAGCAATGATAAGCGAGCTGTTGCCAGTGTAAAACCCTATAATTTTTGCTGTTGATTGCTACTGAGCCTGTAGCTTGGAATACACCAGGCTTGCACATAAACATCTCCCCCTGCACCATTCCCGTTTGAATTTAAAAATCCTGTATTTACTGCCCCTTGGTGCTAGTCAGATAAATACCTCCACCATGTGACAGGATATTATGGGTAGCAATATTCTCAGTAGCTTCAATGTTTATAAAGTCACCTTCTGTAGTCAGATCCCCAGTAGCAGTAATAATCCTGCTTGCTAATCAGGTTGACTGCTCCATTATTTGAGTGATGCTACGGGTTGCTACATCACCGCTTGCTTCAATATCTACAAAGCCACTGCTAGTAGCGATATCACCCCTAGCAGTAATAGAACCAGTAGTGCTACTAAGGTTAACTGCTCCACCATGCGACAGGATGTTGCTAGTTGCCACATTACCGCCTGCTTCAATATCTACATCCTTGGTAGCGATGATATCACCAGAGGTAGTAACAGTACCCAGGCTGGTGATTAAGTTGACTGCTCCATTATTTGAGGTGATGCTATGGGTTGCCACATCACCACCTGCTGCAATATCTACACTGCCACCATCGGTATTAATGTCGCCAGTAGTAGTAACAGCACCACTATGACTACTTAGGGTAACTGTTCCATTCTGCGAGTGGATGTTATTAGTGGTGATGTTCTGGGTTGCTAATATTGCTACACCTCCACTGGTGGAAGTAATGTCACCATTCATAACAGCACCTTGAGTGCTAATTAAGCTGACTGCTCCACTATTTGAACTGAGATTGCTAGTTGTGATGTCCTGTTTGGCTAGAGCAGTTACACCATTATCAGCAGTAATTTCACTACTTGCAGTAATCGCACCATTACTGCTGGTGAGACTAATTCCACCATTTTGGGCGATGATTTTCTGAACAGCGATATCTTTAAGAGCAGTAATATTTAAATCACCGCCATTGGTTTCAATATCGCTCTGTGTAGTGACACCGCCATCACTCAAAATGTCCACTTGTTTCGCGGCAATACTACCAATTGTGACATCACCGCTGGGATTATTTCCGCCTTCAGTACCCTGATTCAGAGAAACGCTCACCTACCCGTACCAGCATTCAGTGTAGTTCCTAGAGCCATAGTAATCACTGCTGCACCAGGGTCACGTTCCGCCGCTACCGCATCAGAATCATTAGCCTTAAGCGTCAGAATCGCCGTTATCCGTAGTGATGTTAGCATTGACATTGATGCTGCGACCGGCTTCCAGGGTCAGGCTGCCACCGCTTCCGACTGCACTAGTCGTAATTGCTTTATTAACCGTGATGTCATTGTTAGCTTGCAGCACCACGGCTGTCCCCGCATTTGTAATTTGGTAATTTGCGTGGGCGAGATCGTTGTTGTCACATCCGGATTTTGGGGCAAAGGTATCATTAGCACTGAGCGGTGTGGGTGCAGACGCATACTCAAGAATATTGACCAGCAAATTGTTTGCACTTGGTTGCGGCGTGTGCCAGTTGGTTAGTGGTCATTCCACCAAATAAAGCAAGCCCTTGTCCTACAGGCTCTTCTCCTAGTACGATGCCGCCACCCTGGACAACGTTCTGGACAACATTATGGACAACAATTTGGTCTCCACCATAGCCGCCACCCTGGACAACAATCTGGTCTCCACCATAGCCGCCACCCTGGACAACAATCTGGTCTCCACCATAGCCGCCACCTGGGTTTCCGCCTGGGTTTCCGCCTGGGTTTCCACCTGGGTTTCCACCGCCGCCAGAGTTACGCAAAAGGATAGGGGTAATGCCTCCGCCAGAAACAGTGGCGTGACTGAAGTAATCCCCGCTAAAACTGGTAGCGGTAGGCAGTAGACCGTTAAAGATGGGATGAGATGGCTCGGCAGCAACTACATCCCTGGCAAATCACTAGAACCATCATAATTAAGCGTTACTCCAAAGCCCAATGAGAAGCTACCCCCTACGTTAGGAGCGGCCATTAATGAACAGATGTCCGCCTTGCTTGACCCAGGCATCTATGCTGGCCGAGTTAGTTGCTAGATATTACTTAGATTGACGGCTTGGCTGTCTCCACCATCCAGAAAGATAAATTTGTAATCATTGCCTGTGCCAGTGGCGAAAGGAGTTGCTCCAGCACTGGAGAGGCTCAGATTATCCCAATTACCAGCGCCAAATGCTGCATTCATAGCATTCTGGTCACTGGCAGTTGCAGAACTACCCCAATATTGGAAAGGACCGCTGATATAAGCGGCACGTCCTTGTGAATCGTCAATGATAATATTTTTGGGGTCTAACAGTAAAGTTCCGGCTAACCCATTAACAGCATTGCATAAACCATCCCTTGAAAATCGAGCAGTTGTTTTCCTGAAACTTCGACCATCCCTCCATTGCCGGATTTGCTTCCACCACGGGCACTAATGTTGCCCAAGAAGCGGGTGTATTGTCAGACCAAACAACTACCTTACCACCATTTACCACTGTTCACTGCGTCGGCGTTAACTTTTGCACCATTGCTGACAAACGTGCTTTGAGCCTGAGGCACTGTCCCTTTGCCCTGGTAATCACCACCAATAAGAGCAGTCCCACCTCCAGCATTACCTGATACATTAATTTGAGCTTGGTCAAGCAAGGCAACCGTGTTTCCCAATACTTGTACGGTTCCGCCCTTGTGCCCATTAGCCAGACTTGAGGCATCTAATGTCCCTGAAACCGCGACCAATCCTTCAGTGCTAGTGAGGCTGATGTCGCCGCCGCTAGTAGTGATGTTACCTTTACTAGTAACAGACCCCTGATAGCTGGTTAGGTTAATTGCCCCACCATTCGAGAGGATATTGCCAGATGTAATACTGCCTTCTGTCTGAACGTTAAGTTCTGAACCAATGTAATCACCAAATTGAAGATTATTGGATGCTGAGATTTGGACTTTCGTGGTTCCATCAGTACCAGTGAAAATAATTTGCTCACCAAGGTTAGTTTGAAATACTTCACCTTCACCATCGCCAGTCAGAGAAAAGTTTCTGGATTTCCATTAGCATCTTGTAGAGTTAACTGGAAATTTTGATGATTATCGAAATTACCAAACTTCCCTTTAATACTGAACTAGGATTTAAAAGAGAATCGTTACTATTAATTCCAACTAGGGACAGATTTTTCCCACTTCCAGTCAGTGGATCTAAACCAGTTGTCGGATTGTTTGGAAGTGATTGAGATGCCAGAGATGTCGAAAAAACTGATTGATTAAATAACGGTAAACTATCAGAGATAGTACTAACAGAATTACTGTAGTTAGTAAGAGTTTCCTGATTAGTGTCAATCAGACCAGAAGCACTACTTGTTGGAGATGTTTTTTGCAACCCTATTAATGACGAATTATACTCTCTTCCACTGCTGAAAGATGTGACTGTCAGAGAAGATGGTAATAGCCCTCCTTGAGATGAAGAAGCATCAGTGGGGATAATCATATCAGTACTTGACATAAGTTGTATCTTTTTAATGATGAATTATTGTGACGAAAAACTGAGCCGTATAATTATCTATTGAGAGTTTGTTATGATGAAATCAAAATCTTAATTTCTCTGAGGATTCATTACAAAAGATACTTAACTATTAGTGAAACATCAAAAAATAGCTTAAAAAGACAAGCTAGAATATTGAAATTGCTAAATCAGCCTAAAAATTCCCAAAAATCCTGCCAATTTGAATTTTAATCAAGGATTTCAGATTTGGGGCAGATTGATTTAGCATAAAGAGTACTGAATAGCCATTTGATTAATTAAGAATTGAATAAATGCTTGCTCTCAGAAAACAAATATCTTTGATGAAGATAGTCCAGGTAAGAAATGATTTCGGAATTCTCAAGTTTTAAGGATTGGAACGAACTCAACACTTCTAGATATTCATCAAACCTCGAATCTTTGAATAATGCAGGTACTTGAGTTGAAGATAAGATAATATTTGCGTTTCAGTCTACCGAAGCTTTACGGAAATTATTACTGGTTGTTTTTTAGGTAAAATTCTGGCTTGACAAGTGAATTTATAGTTAGATTAAAGTTTTTATATGTTTTAGATGTTTTTTCGGAAAAGAATTTACAAGATTTATCTAGCTGGCATTGACTGATTTATTTCTGACTGTGGAGCAGAAACTTGGTTAAGCATTCCAGCAGTCCGAAGTTTGTCCAGTACGTAAAGCACTGCCAATTGCTGTTCTACAAACAACGGGGCAGACAACGGAATTGCATCAATTGAGGCTTGCAGTAAAGATGTACTTTGACTGCCAGTGTGCCCCAGTTGACGAGGGGAAGAATCAGAAGTTTCAGGATGAGCAAGTCCTACCCATCTTGTGAGTTCGGCTGCAACATTTTTTGCCTCACCTCCAGGCTGTTGAACGATTTGCTTCCAAAACATCCGCACAATTTGACGAGCATGATCTTCTAAAGTGCAAGCTTGCTCAGATTTGTATAAGGCGCTGACTATCCTGGCTTGGGCTAAGTTGAGCGGTATTCCTAGCTCTTTTTGAGAGTGCTGAAGAAAAAAAGCTTCTTCTCCGTGTCGCTCAAGTGTAACTGGTGCGAGTTTCCACAAATCCCAACTTTGCTTGAGCAGAAACCAATGTTGTTCTGTAATCTCACCTAGTGGCTGCATTGTGGCATGGTATTGAAAGCGTAAAAACATTTGCTTGAGTCTCTCGACTCTCAGAACATAAGAGTCGGACAAAATTATCTGACTGGAGGAGAAATGATTGTAGAGTACGGTAGAATTTTGAACGTGAAGAAAACGAAACCCCACCATTGCTGCTAGAGTTAAATACTCCCGGTCTGCATCCAATTGAGTCTGTGGATCATTCCACACTTGTAACTCTTGCAAGCGCACTGCTGTAGAGCGACGAATTAGGAAGGCATGAAGAGGTTGCCAGTTATGCATTAGTCTCTGCATTCTTTCATCGTCATTCTGCTGGAATGCAAAAGCAATTCTTAATTGACACTGCTCGTTTTGATAAAAGCACCATTGCCAATCACCATAGGCAATGTCAAACTGACGATTTTGTTCTAATGCTGCTACTTGCAAGGCAATTTTTTCTTTTGTCAATTCATCTGAACCATCCAGCCATTGGATATAGTCACCAGTAGCTAAAGCTAATCCCTGATTGTAAGCAGAACTTGCTCCTGGTTGCTGGCATTGAGTTAAGATTACACGTCCTTTAGTTGTGCTGGCAAATTGGCGACTAATTTCGCTCAAGTCCTCGGTTGAGTCGTGTTCAACAATAATAATTTCCAGATTCTGATAAATTTGTTGTTGGCAACTGTGTAGGCAGGCAGCAAATCTCCTGGCGTTATCACTAGAGATAATAATGGAAACTAGGGAGGCAGTGATGGACTGGCTCTGATTTTGATTGAAAGCGGGGAAAATGTATGACTTGAATTGTTCTACAGTTGTACGAAAATGAGTTTCAATGGTTGGTCGCAAATCGCTGTAGCAGGCGTTGGCGGGGCGACGATAAAATTCTTCTAGGACTTGAAGCCCATTTGCTAACCATCCAGTACAGTTAGATTGAGTAACGATGCTGTCAGGCAACCAGCGTTTGCGAACTAAATACTTGGGAATATGTACTGGAGACCCGTGTGCAAACAGTCTCAAGTAAAACTCCCAGTCATGACAGCCTTTCAACTGTTCGTTTAATAAACCAACTGTTTGGAAGACTGATTTGGGTACGACGACTTGAGAGAGTGTGTGAATGAAGCATCGCCAAAGCATCGAAAAAATTAGGTCGTCTGGATGGCTTGGACTGAGGCTCATTTGGTCGCCCTTGTGGTCAACGCTAGTAATGGCGATATAGTTGCAGTAGCTGAGGACAGCAGTGGGTGTTTGTTTGAGAGTGTCAATTTGATGTTGCAAGTAGTCTGGTAGCCATTGGTCGTCGCTATCGAGAAAGGCGATAAATTGTCCCAGCGCGTTTTTGATGCCCAAATTTCTAGCGGCAGCAGCACCAGTATTAGTGGGTATTTGTAACAGTTTGACCTGTGGATAATGGGTTTGAATCCAATCCGCAGTCCCATCAGTGGAGCCGTCATCAACTACGATTATTTCGTAGTCAGTATAGGTTTGACAACAGACGCTATCGAGAGCGTATTTAAGATAATGTTTCCGATTGTAAGTTGGAATGATAATCGAAACAGTGGTTGGTGAATTTAAAATTTGCTGAGGGGAGTTAGAAGTGTTTTGAGAGCGGTGTTTAGATTTAATAGTAAAATGAGCGACGACTTGCATAGATAGCTCATATTGGCTGTCTAACCCCCGCCTTTTGAGTGCGTTATTGATTGCTTTTTGAGACCAGCGAATCGGTTCAAACTGTTGGTTAGTCAAGTTACCAGAGTGACGACGATAATAGTAGAGAGGCTGGGCGATATGGTAAAATTCAGTGACTTCAGAGAGTTTTAGACACAAATCATACTCTTCAGCATAAGTAAAGTTCGGATCAATACCTCCCACTTGCTCGTAAACGGTGCGGCGTATTAGGCGGAAATGGAAGATCATAAAGTCAACAAGTAGCCGTTCTTTGGAATAGGGGATTTGGCAACGCTGCCCGATTCCATACAGGTTCCCCTGTTCGTCCATTAGTTGATAGTCTGTGTAAACAAGTCCTACCAAGGGGTGGTTATTCAGAATGGAAATTGTCTGTTCTAAGGCGGTTGGAGCTAGAATATCGTCACTGTCTACCCAACCGATATAATCTCCAGTAGTTGCAGCAACAGCCCCGTGGATAGCAGGGCGATACCAGTATGTTTGGCGGCTATGACTCGGATGCGTTGATCTTGCTGGGCATACTCGATGCGATTTCAACGGAACGATCTGTAGAGCCATCGTCCCAGATTAACAATTCTAAGTCAGACCAAGTTTGAGCTAGGACACTTTTTATTGCCGCAGCAAGGTAGTTTTCTCGATTGTAAACTGTGATGACGATAGAAACAGATTTTTTCATCAGTTAACGCCCAATTAGTAAATTCAGCTATGCTTTATAAGTTCAGGTAATATAATGAGTTTTTGACAGGTGTGCTGCTCAGAACTTTGACTAATAATTTTTCTGCTGATCATGATTTTCTGCTTAAGCATTAACACTTGCCGCCACGAAGTCTACGGAAATATTTGTCAACTTTAATTCCAGCAACTCCGTAATCTCTACTATTGAGTAGGCATTGCTCAATCTTGGTACTATTTTGACGCTGTTAATTACTTACCTCACTTCCCGCCAGTGGCAAACTGATTGCGCTATGCCGCCAAAATAGCGATCGCACGGCACCTTTACCAAAACCTCTCCGTACTACCTGCCCCACTGTTAAGCATTAATATATTCAAAAGGTCTACAGTGTCAATACTTCCAAGATTTCAGAACTCGTGGCTCGGAGTCGGCGCAGCGGAGTGGCTCTTGCGGGCTTGCACGATCTAGTTGGCCCAACCAGTAATCTTTCTGCCCGTAAGAGCCACCGACTCCGAGAGCGTAGCGGTCACGAGTTCGTCGGCGATGGCGCGAGATCATCGACTAAAACCTCGCCCCCGTTGCTTTTGCTCCAGCATCTCTTGCTGCTGCTGCCGCTCTCTAACAAAAACCTCATTCCAACTAAGCCCCTTGGGTGCAATTCTTTTAGCCTGGGGTAGCATTTCCTGAACAACCTGGGCAGCTTCATTACCAAGATCATCATTATTAAATGCCAGTCCAATTCTGCTGATATTTCTGAGGAGTTCAAAAGGCAAGTTATCCTGGTCATCCACTGCCATGTACATTGTTCTAACTGGTGGTTGCCCCTTGTGTGCATTCCTATCAATCTCTGCCATTGTCAGCGCATCAATGGGGGAAGAACACAGGTATACTCTCTCAATTTTATCGTCAGGCTCTCCACCCAATTTGAAATGAAACCACCCAGGAGAGCGATCGCCTCCGGCGGGGCGTAGCCCATCGCTGTTTTCGGGGTACTCCGTACAACGATTGTCAATCCGTGCGGTATCCCAAACCAGTGCGCCTGACTTAGAACCATCTAAACCCCGCTTGATAAACACAACCTGAGCCTGTTGATCTATATAACCCAACCCCTGCCGTTGTAATGGTTGCACAAGAAAATTAGTTATAGCGCGTTTTTGAGTCAGGTAATACTGTAGTACTTGCCTTTTGCTTTCATCCTCTGGTGGAGGTACAAACTGGGGTTGTTCTTGTAAGTGTGCCAGTTGATTGTTAGCGATTAAAACTAATGCTTTAGCTTCATCAATAGTCCATCCGGCTGGACTGGCAAAGATAATTTCTTCAACATCTTGGGCTGGTTTATCATCTAATAGCGCCCTGATTGCAATTTCTTTATCTCGGTCAGTCACTAATAAGTTTTGCAAGTCGGCGCTGTAATACTCATATAACTCGGCTGTTTGATTCGGGGTTAGCTTTGGTTCATCTGTGGTTATAGTTGGAGTTTGATTAAGAGCAATTGCGTCTACTGGTTTTTGCGATCTATGGAGTTGCTCCAAATAAACAATCGCTGCTTCCAGGTCGTCGAATATGGTTCTTCCGGCTGATAGCTGCTGCTGATTTTGAGAAAGTTGTTGTGTTAATTCTAATACTGTTTCAGTTAAGGCCGATTCAACAGTCGATTGCTCAATATAATCAGAAATTGATGAAATGGCTCTCTTCTCTAGATATGATTGTAACTCATTCGCAAGTACTGCATCCAGGTCATTGAATGTAGTTTTAGCTGTAATGAGTTCCTCTTTGTATTGAGAAAGTTGTTGCGTTAATTCTAATACTGTTTGGGTTAATGCTGATTCAACAGCCGATTGCTCAATATAATCAGAAATCGATGAAATAGCTCTTTTCTCTAGATATGATTGTAACTCATTCGCAAGTACTGCATCCAGGTCATTGAATGTAGTTTTAGCTGTAATGAGTTCCTCTTTGTATTGAGAAAGTTGTTGCGTTAATTCTAATACTGTTTCAGTTAAGGCAGATTCAACAGTCGATTGCTCAACGTAATCAGAGATTGATAAGATAGCTATCTTCTCTGCATGAGATTGTAACTCAGCCGTCAATGCTGTTTCAAAGTCATTGAATGTAGTTTTCGCTTCAAGTAGCTGCTGATGATATTGAGAAACTTGCTGTGTTAATCCTAATACTGCTTGGCTTAAAGCTGACTCGATAGCTGATTGCTCAATATAATCAAAGACTTGAGGGGAGACAAAATATCCTGAAATAGATATAGGGCAACGAGTGTAGCAATTTGTGGTAAAACAAAAAGAGCCTTCATTCGCAACAAGCTCTATTTAATGATAATGTTACCAGAATTCTACGAGACAAACCTCAAGCGAGAATTGGGACGTGCAGAATATTTATTACTAAAAATTCTAATTAATTTATTACAATCAATAAAAACTGTAAGCCTTGAAGCATTGGCTACTGGTTTACCTATCCCCATATTATTTGAAAGTAGAAGAAAGAAAATCCAACGATTCTTATCTTTAAATTATATAAATGTTGAAGAGATATGGTTCCCAATTATTAAAAGTTGGCTAGAAATATATTTTCCTTTAAATCAAGTTGTTTATTTAGTAATAGACAGGACTAATTGGGGATGTATTAATTTATTAATGATCAGCGTAGTTTGGGATAAGAGGTCTATCCCAATATATTTTGAGTTGTTAGGCAAGTTAGGTTCGAGTAATTTTGATGAGCAAGAAGCAGTATTCAAAAAAGCATTACCGATTTTCAAGAATTATAAAACTGTAGTGTTAGGAGACCGAGAATTTTGTTCAATAAAGCTGGCTAACTGGTTGACAGAGCAGAAAGTATATTTCTGTTTACGCTTAAAAAAGGATGCATTTATAGAAATAGAACCGGAAATTTGGCTGCAATTAAGAGATTTAGGTTTAGCACCTGGACTTTCTTTCTTTTATCAAGGTATTAAATATACAAAATCTACAGGATTTATTACCTTTAATCTTGCAGGTAAATGGAAACGTAAACGCTTTGGAGTTGCGCCGGAAGAGGCTTGGTTTATCTTAACTAATTTAGATGATTTAGATTCGGCGATTATTGCTTATAAACAGCGTTTTGATATTGAAGAGATGTTTAGAGATTTTAAAAGCGGTGGTTATAACTTGGAAGATACTAATGTATCAGGTCAAAGGCTAATTTCCCTAATATTATTAATCTCGCTCGCCTATACAAGTGCAACTATATCTGGTCAAAAAATTAAACGCATGGGTGTTCAAAAATATGTTGGACGAATTAAAGAATCTTTAAGGACAATTCGCCGTCATAGCAGTTTTTATATTGGATTATATGGGTCTAACTGGGTCAATTTCATGGAAAATTCTTATGAATTGGTGTCCGAGTTAATGACACTAGCTCCTAATAAGCGTAAGTATTATCAACAAGGCGAAAGAGCTATGAAGCTTATTTTATCTGCATCCTAGCCCTTTTTGTCCCCCCGTAAGAATCAAAGATTGATGAAATGGTTTTCTTCACTGCATGGGATTGCAACTCAGCCGTAAATGCTTCATCAAAGTCATTGAATGTAGTTTTATCAATAAATAGTTGCTCTTTGTATTGAGAAATTTGCTCTGTTAATCCTAATACTGTTTCAGTTAAAGCTGACTCGATAGTTGATTGCTCAATATAATCAAAGATTGATAAAATGGCTTTCTTCACTGCATGGGATTGCAACTCAGCCGTAAATGCTTCATCAAAGTCATTGAATGTAGTTTTATCAATAAATAGTTGCTCTTTGTATTGAGATAGTTGCTCTGTTAATCCTAATACTGTTTCAGTTAAAGCTGACTCGATAGCTGATTGCTCAATATAATCAGAGATTGACAAAATTGCTTTCTGATCTGCGTGGGATTGCAACTCAGTCGTCAACGCTGTTTCAAAGTCATTGAATGCAGTTTTAGCTCGAAAGAGTTGTTGCCGATAAATAGATAGTTGTTCTGTTAATTGTGGCAACGTTTCAGCCAAGGCATCATCAACTACTGACTGTTCAATAAAGTCAACGATTGTATTTATGAATCTTTGGCTCTCCACTGCTTGCTCTTTAGGATTCTTCAACAGATTCTCAATAAGCTCATCATCCCGTTGGGGCTGGTAGTCAATAAACTTATGTTTTTGTAAACCTGGGAATGTATAGGCAGGCCCCAAAGATGTGCCGCTGAATTTCTGGTCATTCCACGAGTACGAGATGCCCTTACTTTTACCGTTGCGTGTTAATCCGTGACGAACTTCTACACCTTGTAATTGCAATCGCTCAACCAGTTGCGGCATAGTCGGTTTATCTACTATGGCGCGGTCGATTACTTCAATTAGTTGGGTTTTGATTGACTGTTGTGGCGGCGTGTTTCTCAAACCATGCTCGTATTCTAGTTGTTCCCTTTCGATTCGTCGCTGTTGCCCATAGCTGGGGGCGCGGTTCAGTTTCTCCTTGCTACTTAGAGTTTGCTGTAAACCATATTCTAGTTCTAGCTGTCGAATGATTTTTTCAGAGCGCACATACTCCCAGCTATCGCGGGTAATCTTGCCGTCATCCAAACTGATTCTGCTGGCGCAAATATGTATATGGTCGTGGTTGCGGTCGCTGTGGCGGTAGATGGCATATTGGTTAGCTGTGTAACCCATTTCCTCGATGTACTTGTCGGCTACAAGGCACCAAGTATCATTGTCTAGCTGTTCGCCTGGGCTTAGTGAGAGCGAAACATGGTGAACTACTTTCTCCGCTTCTGGATTAAGTTGTCGAGACAGTCGGAATTCTCTAGCGAGTTCTCTGGCATTTCTGCCAAACATATTGCCGCCAATTAAAGATGACTGCTCTTTGTTTTCAAGATAGTCAAGGAGTCCACGAAAGCTTTTACCCTTGGTTTGGTTGCCAATCATTTTTACTCCCAGTCCTCCTGCTCTCCGTCGTCGTCAATGTCATCGTCATCGGTAATTTCAGTTTCAATTTGGGACAGTTCCCGACCAATTTGTTGTAAGAGTTCTTGTAGCTGTTTTAGTTGTTCTGGATCTGCGGGTGGTCGCAGTCCCATTTTAATAGCTGTATTGGTGGCTCTGGTAAGTTGATTAATATTGTTGCCGATGCGTACTAATTCTCTATAAGTAGCTAGGGTTATTTTGCTCAGTCGTTTGGGCAGTGGTTTTAGTAAAACACTGCGTCTTGTTAATTCAGCTATGCTTAGTCCCGCGTCTTGTGCTTTCAACTTAATCATCTCGTGTTCGATTACGTTGACACGAGCTTCTAATGTCTTGGTACGAAGCAGGTTTTTTGACAGTTTAGGACGCATAACTGAGGGAGGTATGAGAGGGGGTTTCCAAAGCGGGGACACTTCCCCCTTTGGCAAGCCTGTCGTCCGAGCGAAGCGAGGTTTGCCGGAGGCAAAAGGCACGGCTTGCTTCTAGCCAAAATACGGGAGTAGCGAGGTGTCAAGTGCTACGGAGGTACGGGGACACAGCGAGAGACTGGGGGCGAGGGGACAACAGCGTAGCTGGGAGGACGGTTTCGGGTGATTTCGGGTGGGATAAAGAACGATAACAGCGTAGCTGAAACCTCATGATTATATCAGTGTTTGCTGAATCACAGCGACGGCGTAGCTGGAGTGTCTTGGCTATAGTCAGCAACAGTCAACATCGGGGGAACATAGAAACAGCGTAGGTGAAACTTGCTTCTAATCTGGAGTTATACTTTTTTGAAAACGCTACTTTTGCCCCCAATTAG belongs to Nostoc sp. KVJ3 and includes:
- a CDS encoding MobC family plasmid mobilization relaxosome protein; translation: MRPKLSKNLLRTKTLEARVNVIEHEMIKLKAQDAGLSIAELTRRSVLLKPLPKRLSKITLATYRELVRIGNNINQLTRATNTAIKMGLRPPADPEQLKQLQELLQQIGRELSQIETEITDDDDIDDDGEQEDWE
- a CDS encoding relaxase/mobilization nuclease domain-containing protein, producing MIGNQTKGKSFRGLLDYLENKEQSSLIGGNMFGRNARELAREFRLSRQLNPEAEKVVHHVSLSLSPGEQLDNDTWCLVADKYIEEMGYTANQYAIYRHSDRNHDHIHICASRISLDDGKITRDSWEYVRSEKIIRQLELEYGLQQTLSSKEKLNRAPSYGQQRRIEREQLEYEHGLRNTPPQQSIKTQLIEVIDRAIVDKPTMPQLVERLQLQGVEVRHGLTRNGKSKGISYSWNDQKFSGTSLGPAYTFPGLQKHKFIDYQPQRDDELIENLLKNPKEQAVESQRFINTIVDFIEQSVVDDALAETLPQLTEQLSIYRQQLFRAKTAFNDFETALTTELQSHADQKAILSISDYIEQSAIESALTETVLGLTEQLSQYKEQLFIDKTTFNDFDEAFTAELQSHAVKKAILSIFDYIEQSTIESALTETVLGLTEQISQYKEQLFIDKTTFNDFDEAFTAELQSHAVKKTISSIFDSYGGTKRARMQIK